From the Variovorax paradoxus genome, the window GCCGGGGCGCAGCCAGGTCTCGACCGTGGCGAGCACCAGCACCGTGGCAATCACCGATTCGGCCACGCGGGCGTGCAGATGCGCGTGGCCGAGCACGATGCGCCCGGCGTGCACCGCCGATGCCATGCCGAGCGAGAGCGCTTCGGCGAGCATCCAGGCGCGTGCAATGCGGGCGTTGCGCGCCACCCGCGTGTCGGGCAACCGGTCCGTGCCGTTCACCATGGATCGGCCTTTCCGATGCGCCCCAGGTGCGTGAAGGCAAAGCCCGCGGCGTACTTCAGCCCGTAGCCCAGCGCGCGGTCCAGGCCGATGTGGACCAGCCAGATCAGGCTGCCAGCCACCGCCCACGGCATGGCCGCGAACAGGCCGAGCGCCAGCAGCAGCACGGGGCCCGCGTACGAATGCGCCGCGTTGTAGAGCAGCGCACCCACGCGTGGCCCCGCGAGGTAGCCCAGCAGCGAGAGATCGGGCACCAGCAGCCAGAGCGCGAACGTGCCCCAGCCGGCGCCGAACTGCGCGTAGGCGGCCAGCGCCACGGCGAACACCGCGGCGCCTTCGATGCGCAGCAGCGCGCGAACGCCGCCCGCTGCCCCGACGCTCTGTGCCTGGGGCACTGTGGAGCCGGCTTCGCCGGGCCACTGGTCCCGCCCCCGGGGAAGCGGTTGGCGAAGCGCCACGAAGTGCGCGGAGACGGGGGGCGAGCGCATGTCAGCTCCAGCGGCGGCCACCGCGCTCCATGAAGTCGCGCACCTTCTGCTGCTGGGCGGCGTTCAGGTTGTCGTAGAAGTCCGCAGCCGCAGCGATGATTTCAGGGCTGCCGTTGCGCACCGCGATGGTCTTCTCTTCGATCAGGCGCGTTGCGCCGGCCTGGTCGAGCTTGTTGCCCGCGAACAGTGCCTTGAACTGCGAGCGCGGATCGCCCGAGCCGCCCGCGCCGCGCATCGCCGCGCGCTGCGCCTGCAGCTTCTCGGCGAGCACGGTGAGCTTCTGCTTCTGGTTGGCGTCGAGCTCGAGCCTGCTGCCGACCCGCTCGACCATCTTCGCGCGGAACTCCGCGCTGTCGCCGCTTCCCCAGCCGTGGCGGTGCCCGGCACAGCCGGCGATGCTGCCGGCCACCATCGCAGCGCCAGCGAATCCGAAGAGAGTGCGTTTGATCCAGTGTTTCATGATGATGTCCTTGGCTCGCCCCAGGTTTCGCGCACTTCGTGTCGCTACGCCACCCCCTGCCAGGGGCGGCACCGATGGCCCGGCGAAGCCGGTTTCATGGTGTCCCCGACAGAGAGGGAGGGGCTTGGTTGTTGAAGGAGTCCTGCCTGCCGCTTACGGGCTTACAGGCGGCTGCTCTTGGCGTTGGCGGCCGAGGCGCGCGCGTCAACGGGGTTCTGCATGGTCGAGATGACCTTGCTGTTCACGCGCGAGCCGGACGACACGTTCTGGTCGGGTGCGGCCGCGGCGCGCACCGCCTCGGCGACGACGCGCTCGCGTTCCATCGACACCGCCACGGTCTCGGGGCCGCGCGAGCCTCGCACCACGTTCTGGTTGGGCGCCGATGCGGTACGCATGGCTTCGGCGTTGACTTCGGCGCGGCTCTTGGCCGACACCGCGGATTGCACGCCGTCGTAGCTCTCGGCCTTGGCTCCGCCGGCGGCGAGCATGGCGAACGAGCTGATGGCGATGATCTGGGAGAACGAGACGGAGGTGGAGACGAACTTCATGATGCAGGCCTTTCTTTCAGGGTTGGAAGAGAAGGCCTGATCGTGCTTGCGGGGCGCCCGCGAGTCCTTTCACCGCGGTTGCGGCATGTATCGTTTTATTTCGGGTGGCTTGGCTCGACCCCAGGCTTCGCGCACTTCGTGTCGCTACTCCTTCCCCCTGCCGGGGGCAACTCCTGCGGCCCGGCAAAGCCGGTTCCGCGGTGTTCCTGGCTCGCCCCCAGGATGCGCGCACTTCGTGTCGCTTCTCCTTCCCCCTGCCGGGGGCAACTCCTGCGGCCCGGCAAAGCCGGTTCCGCGGTGTTCTTGGGCTCGCCCCCAGGATGCGCGCACTTCGTGTCGCTTCTCCTTCCCCCTGCCGGGGGCAACTCCTGCGGCCCGGCAAAGCCGGTTCCGCGGTGTTCCTGGCTCGCCCCCAGGATGCGCGCACTGCGTGTCGCTTCTCCCCCGCCGGGGGCAACTCCCGCGGCCCGGCAAAGCCGGTTCCGCGGTGTTTCGCGAAGGAATGCGCGGCCTCAGCCGGCCAGCGTGGCGGCGGGGTCGTCGGACTCGAGGACGCCCTTCGCCCAGGCCTCGAGCTTGCCGGTGTCGGCGCGCAGCACTTCCTGCTTGACGGCGAGGATGCGCGACGGGTGCATCGAGAAGCTGCGCAGGCCGAGGCCCAGCAGGAGGCGCGTGAAGGCGACGTCGCCGGCCATTTCGCCGCACACGGACACGCCTTTGCCCTGGCGGCGGCACTCGGCGATGGTGTCGGCCACGAGACGCAGCACGGCCGGATGCGCCGGGTCGTACAGGTGGGCCACCGATTCGTCGGCGCGGTCGATGGCCAGGGTGTACTGGATCAGGTCGTTGGTGCCGATCGACAGAAAGTCGAAGTGCTTCAGGAAGATGCGCAGCGTCAGCGCGGCCGCCGGGATCTCGATCATGGCGCCGAGCTTGACCTGGCCGTAGACCGCGCCGCGGTTGTCGAGCTCGGTGCGCGCGAAGTCGATCAGCGACAGCGTCTGGCGGATCTCGCTCGCGTGCGCGAGCATGGGTATCAGCAGGTGGATCTCGCCGTGCGCGGCGGCGCGAAGAATGGCGCGCAGCTGCGTGAGGAACATGGCCGGGTCGGCCAGGCTCCAGCGGATGGCGCGCAGGCCGAGCGCGGGGTTCAGGTGCTCCTGCTTGTTCGCCGACATGCTGTCCAGCGGCTTGTCGGCGCCCACGTCGATGGTGCGGATGGTCACGGGCATGCCCTGCATGCCCTCGACTGCGCGCTTGTAGGCCTCGTACTGCTCTTCCTCGTCGGGCAGCCGCGTCTGGCGGATGGACGACTCGCGGCCCATGAACAGGAATTCGCTGCGGAACAGGCCCACGCCCACGGCGCCGGCCTTCACGGCACCCGCGGTGTCTTCCGGCATCTCGATGTTGGCCAGCAGCTCGACGCGCTCGCCGTCGAGCGTCACGGCCGGCTTGTGGCGCAGCCGTGCGAGCCGGCCGCGTTCGAGGTCGCCCTGGCGCTGCTTGAAGCCGTATTCGGCCAGGATGATCGGGGACGGATCGACGATCACCACGCCGGCATCGCCGTCGATGATGACCCAGTCGTCCTGACGCACCAGCTGGCTCGCGGTGCGCGCCCCCACCACGGCCGGAATGTCCATGCTGCGCGCCACGATGGCGGTGTGCGAGGTGCGACCGCCCACGTCGGTCACGAAGCCGGCGAACACGCTCTTCTTGAACTGCAGCATGTCGGCGGGCGAGAGATCGTGCGCGATGAGCACCAGCGGCACGTCGATGCCGTCGCCCGCGGTGGGATCGTCGTTGTCGCCGTCGTCGTCCGAGGCGGCAGCGCGCTTGCGGCGCGGCGGGCTCGGTGCGAGCACGGCGGCCGTGCCCTTCATGCGGTGCAGC encodes:
- a CDS encoding DUF4260 domain-containing protein, with the protein product MRSPPVSAHFVALRQPLPRGRDQWPGEAGSTVPQAQSVGAAGGVRALLRIEGAAVFAVALAAYAQFGAGWGTFALWLLVPDLSLLGYLAGPRVGALLYNAAHSYAGPVLLLALGLFAAMPWAVAGSLIWLVHIGLDRALGYGLKYAAGFAFTHLGRIGKADPW
- a CDS encoding Spy/CpxP family protein refolding chaperone → MKHWIKRTLFGFAGAAMVAGSIAGCAGHRHGWGSGDSAEFRAKMVERVGSRLELDANQKQKLTVLAEKLQAQRAAMRGAGGSGDPRSQFKALFAGNKLDQAGATRLIEEKTIAVRNGSPEIIAAAADFYDNLNAAQQQKVRDFMERGGRRWS
- the ptsP gene encoding phosphoenolpyruvate--protein phosphotransferase, whose translation is MTFAVHGLPVARGIAIGRAVLVVSSRIDVAHYFIKPEEIETEIDRVRTARNAVAEELAKLQANVALMGPNDAPHELAALLEVHQMLLQDEALSGGVKHWISERLYNAEWALTTQLEIIARQFDEMEDAYLRERKADLEQVVERLLHRMKGTAAVLAPSPPRRKRAAASDDDGDNDDPTAGDGIDVPLVLIAHDLSPADMLQFKKSVFAGFVTDVGGRTSHTAIVARSMDIPAVVGARTASQLVRQDDWVIIDGDAGVVIVDPSPIILAEYGFKQRQGDLERGRLARLRHKPAVTLDGERVELLANIEMPEDTAGAVKAGAVGVGLFRSEFLFMGRESSIRQTRLPDEEEQYEAYKRAVEGMQGMPVTIRTIDVGADKPLDSMSANKQEHLNPALGLRAIRWSLADPAMFLTQLRAILRAAAHGEIHLLIPMLAHASEIRQTLSLIDFARTELDNRGAVYGQVKLGAMIEIPAAALTLRIFLKHFDFLSIGTNDLIQYTLAIDRADESVAHLYDPAHPAVLRLVADTIAECRRQGKGVSVCGEMAGDVAFTRLLLGLGLRSFSMHPSRILAVKQEVLRADTGKLEAWAKGVLESDDPAATLAG
- a CDS encoding DUF4148 domain-containing protein; protein product: MKFVSTSVSFSQIIAISSFAMLAAGGAKAESYDGVQSAVSAKSRAEVNAEAMRTASAPNQNVVRGSRGPETVAVSMERERVVAEAVRAAAAPDQNVSSGSRVNSKVISTMQNPVDARASAANAKSSRL